A stretch of the Oncorhynchus clarkii lewisi isolate Uvic-CL-2024 chromosome 9, UVic_Ocla_1.0, whole genome shotgun sequence genome encodes the following:
- the LOC139416569 gene encoding cold shock domain-containing protein E1-like isoform X15 yields MGSPWKGFVEFTLPTSPPAAFISADLSSTSPIGLSLSPYGRSMSFDPGMLHNNGHTAFANGTAAGIRETGVVEKLLTSYGFIQCSERQARLFFHCSQYNGNLQELKIGDDVEFEVSSDRRTGKPIAVKLLKIKPEVLPEERISGQVGPDSHASPFTVLHGYIHPVVSAIPTHLDGKSTPGQVPTGSVCYERNGYGFLPTQEVFYLTYTPDDIEGNMHLDTGDKVSFYMETNKHTGAVSAHNIVLVKKKQMRCQGVVCATKEAFGFIERADVVKEIFFHYSEFKGDLEALQAGDDVEFTIKERNGKEVATDVRLLAQGTVIFEDISIEQFEGTVVKVIPKVPTKNQNDPLPGRICARISFTDKELLFGEKDTKSKVTLLEGDHVKFNISTDRRDKLERATNIDILPDTFHFTKESREMVRTMRRSMGVIAAMRDGFGFIKCVDRDARMFFHFSEVLEEGQLHISDEVEFTVVPVSPERTPMDMLSAQRNHAVRIKKLPKGTVSFHTQSEQRFVGVVEKEATAAITNKSASPSKAKEKEAEEGVISYEDCGVKLTVSYHVKDLEGATQPQAGDKVEFSINEVKRTGQQSAVTIKILNRTVNTKRLLGYIATLKDNFGFIETANHDQEIFFHYSELCGDLENLELGDTVEYTLSKGKGNKVSAEKVTKVVAVNGVGQDVGETVMLGKVVRPLRSVDPSQTEYQGLIELLEEDGTKCQNYSFGIVGMANKADCLQKGEMVKFQLCTVAQTGQKMACNVVPQRKALVECVKDQFGFITYEVGESKKLFFHVKEVHDGLELQTGDEVEFSVILNQRTGKCSACNVRRVSEGPKPVATPRPDRLVNRLKSITLDDASAPRLVIVRQPRGPDNSKGFNVERKTRQPGVID; encoded by the exons ATGGGCAGCCCCTGGAAAGGCTTTGTTGAGTTTACCTTGCCCACGTCGCCACCTGCCGCGTTTATTAGCGCTGACCTGAGCAGCACCTCCCCCATCGGACTCAGCCTGTCACCATACGGCCGATCC ATGAGTTTTGACCCTGGCATGCTCCACAACAACGGGCACACAGCGTTTGCCAACGGCACGGCGGCGGGCATCAGGGAGACTGGAGTGGTGGAGAAGCTGCTCACCTCCTACGGGTTCATCCAGTGCTCGGAGCGGCAGGCGCGCCTCTTCTTTCACTGCTCCCAGTACAATGGCAACCTGCAGGAGCTCAAGATAGGAG ATGATGTGGAGTTTGAAGTGTCCTCAGACAGGCGCACTGGCAAGCCCATAGCAGTGAAGCTGCTTAAGATCAAACCAGAGGTGCTTCCAGAGGAGCGCATCTCGGGCCAGGTGGGGCCAGACTCGCACGCCTCTCCCTTTACTGTGCTGCATGGTTATATTCATCCA GTTGTCTCAGCGATTCCCACTCACCTGGATGGCAAATCTACACCGGGGCAGGTGCCCACTGGCAGTGTGTGTTACGAGAGAAACGGG TATGGATTCCTTCCCACGCAGGAGGTGTTTTACCTGACCTACACCCCAGATGACATAGAGGGAAACATGCACCTGGACACGGGAGACAAAGTCAGCTTCTACATGGAAACCAACAAGCA CACTGGTGCAGTCAGTGCTCACAACATCGTCCTGGTAAAGAAGAAACAGATGAGGTGCCAGGGGGTTGTCTGTGCCACCAAG GAGGCCTTTGGGTTCATTGAGAGGGCTGACGTGGTGAAGGAGATCTTCTTCCACTACAGCGAGTTCAAGGGTGACCTGGAGGCCCTACAGGCCGGCGACGACGTGGAGTTCACCATCAAAGAGAGAAAC GGGAAAGAGGTGGCCACCGACGTGAGGCTGCTCGCCCAGGGAACAGTCATATTTGAGGACATCAGCATTGAGCAGTTTGAAGGCACTGTCGTCAAAGTCATCCCTAAAGTTCCAACCAAGAACCAG AATGATCCGCTTCCAGGCCGCATCTGTGCTAGGATCAGCTTCACGGACAAGGAGCTGCTTTTCGGCGAGAAGGATACCAAGTCCAAGGTGACCCTGCTTGAGGGCGACCATGTGAAGTTCAACATCTCAACAGACCGCAGGGACAAGCTGGAGCGGGCCACCAACATCGACATCCTGCCTGACACCTTCCACTTCACTAAGGAGTCCCGTGAGATGGTAAGGACCATGAGGAGATCTATG GGTGTGATCGCTGCAATGCGTGACGGCTTTGGCTTCATCAAGTGTGTAGACCGGGACGCCAGGATGTTCTTTCACTTTAGCGAGGTGCTGGAGGAGGGCCAGCTGCACATCTCTGATGAAGTCGAGTTCACAGTTGTGCCCGTGAGTCCAGAGAGAACGCCCATG GACATGCTGTCTGCCCAGAGGAACCATGCAGTGCGCATCAAGAAGCTGCCCAAGGGCACAGTCTCCTTCCACACCCAGTCTGAGCAGCGCTTTGTGGGTGTGGTGGAGAAAGAGGCCACAGCAGCTATCACCAACAAGAGTGCCAGCCCCAGCAAGGCCAAAGAGAAG GAAGCAGAAGAGGGAGTGATTTCTTATGAGGACTGTGGAGTGAAACTGACTGTGTCGTACCACGTCAAAGATCTGGAGGGAGCTACCCAGCCACAGGCAGGAGACAAG GTGGAGTTCTCCATCAATGAGGTAAAGAGGACGGGCCAACAGAGCGCTGTCACCATCAAGATCCTCAACCGCACCGTCAACACCAAGAGGCTGCTGGGATACATTGCCACCCTGAAAGACAACTTTGGCTTCATAGAGACAGCCAATCACGATCAAGAGATTTTCTTTCATTACAG TGAGCTGTGTGGAGACTTGGAGAATCTGGAGCTGGGCGACACTGTGGAATATACCCTGTCCAAGGGCAAAGGAAACAAAGTCAGCGCTGAGAAGGTTACTAAGGTGGTAGCAG TGAATGGTGTGGGGCAGGATGTTGGTGAGACAGTGATGTTGGGGAAGGTGGTGCGCCCTCTGCGCAGTGTGGACCCATCCCAGACAGAGTACCAGGGGCTCATTGAGCTCTTGGAGGAAG ATGGCACTAAGTGTCAGAATTACTCCTTTGGCATCGTGGGCATGGCGAACAAGGCAGACTGTCTGCAGAAAGGCGAGATGGTGAAGTTCCAGCTGTGCACAGTGGCTCAGACAGGACAGAAGATGGCCTGCAACGTTGTCCCCCAACGTAAAGCCCTGGTGGAGTGCGTCAAGGACCAG TTTGGTTTTATCACGTATGAAGTTGGCGAGAGTAAGAAGCTGTTTTTCCATGTCAAAGAGGTGCATGATGGCTTGGAGCTCCAGACCGGGGATGAGGTGGAGTTCTCAGTCATCCTCAACCAACGCACAGGGAAATGTAGTGCCTGCAACGTGCGCAGAGTTAG TGAAGGGCCTAAACCGGTGGCAACCCCCCGTCCTGATCGCTTGGTCAACCGGCTCAAGAGCATCACCCTGGATGACGCTAGTGCCCCCCGCCTAGTTATTGTGAGACAGCCCCGCGGCCCTGACAATTCAAAG GGCTTCAATGTGGAGAGGAAGACCCGTCAGCCGGGTGTCATTGACTGA
- the LOC139416569 gene encoding cold shock domain-containing protein E1-like isoform X19 — MGSPWKGFVEFTLPTSPPAAFISADLSSTSPIGLSLSPYGRSMSFDPGMLHNNGHTAFANGTAAGIRETGVVEKLLTSYGFIQCSERQARLFFHCSQYNGNLQELKIGDDVEFEVSSDRRTGKPIAVKLLKIKPEVLPEERISGQVGPDSHASPFTVLHGYIHPVVSAIPTHLDGKSTPGQVPTGSVCYERNGYGFLPTQEVFYLTYTPDDIEGNMHLDTGDKVSFYMETNKHTGAVSAHNIVLVKKKQMRCQGVVCATKEAFGFIERADVVKEIFFHYSEFKGDLEALQAGDDVEFTIKERNGKEVATDVRLLAQGTVIFEDISIEQFEGTVVKVIPKVPTKNQNDPLPGRICARISFTDKELLFGEKDTKSKVTLLEGDHVKFNISTDRRDKLERATNIDILPDTFHFTKESREMVRTMRRSMGVIAAMRDGFGFIKCVDRDARMFFHFSEVLEEGQLHISDEVEFTVVPDMLSAQRNHAVRIKKLPKGTVSFHTQSEQRFVGVVEKEATAAITNKSASPSKAKEKEAEEGVISYEDCGVKLTVSYHVKDLEGATQPQAGDKVEFSINEVKRTGQQSAVTIKILNRTVNTKRLLGYIATLKDNFGFIETANHDQEIFFHYSELCGDLENLELGDTVEYTLSKGKGNKVSAEKVTKVVAVNGVGQDVGETVMLGKVVRPLRSVDPSQTEYQGLIELLEEDGTKCQNYSFGIVGMANKADCLQKGEMVKFQLCTVAQTGQKMACNVVPQRKALVECVKDQFGFITYEVGESKKLFFHVKEVHDGLELQTGDEVEFSVILNQRTGKCSACNVRRVSEGPKPVATPRPDRLVNRLKSITLDDASAPRLVIVRQPRGPDNSKGFNVERKTRQPGVID, encoded by the exons ATGGGCAGCCCCTGGAAAGGCTTTGTTGAGTTTACCTTGCCCACGTCGCCACCTGCCGCGTTTATTAGCGCTGACCTGAGCAGCACCTCCCCCATCGGACTCAGCCTGTCACCATACGGCCGATCC ATGAGTTTTGACCCTGGCATGCTCCACAACAACGGGCACACAGCGTTTGCCAACGGCACGGCGGCGGGCATCAGGGAGACTGGAGTGGTGGAGAAGCTGCTCACCTCCTACGGGTTCATCCAGTGCTCGGAGCGGCAGGCGCGCCTCTTCTTTCACTGCTCCCAGTACAATGGCAACCTGCAGGAGCTCAAGATAGGAG ATGATGTGGAGTTTGAAGTGTCCTCAGACAGGCGCACTGGCAAGCCCATAGCAGTGAAGCTGCTTAAGATCAAACCAGAGGTGCTTCCAGAGGAGCGCATCTCGGGCCAGGTGGGGCCAGACTCGCACGCCTCTCCCTTTACTGTGCTGCATGGTTATATTCATCCA GTTGTCTCAGCGATTCCCACTCACCTGGATGGCAAATCTACACCGGGGCAGGTGCCCACTGGCAGTGTGTGTTACGAGAGAAACGGG TATGGATTCCTTCCCACGCAGGAGGTGTTTTACCTGACCTACACCCCAGATGACATAGAGGGAAACATGCACCTGGACACGGGAGACAAAGTCAGCTTCTACATGGAAACCAACAAGCA CACTGGTGCAGTCAGTGCTCACAACATCGTCCTGGTAAAGAAGAAACAGATGAGGTGCCAGGGGGTTGTCTGTGCCACCAAG GAGGCCTTTGGGTTCATTGAGAGGGCTGACGTGGTGAAGGAGATCTTCTTCCACTACAGCGAGTTCAAGGGTGACCTGGAGGCCCTACAGGCCGGCGACGACGTGGAGTTCACCATCAAAGAGAGAAAC GGGAAAGAGGTGGCCACCGACGTGAGGCTGCTCGCCCAGGGAACAGTCATATTTGAGGACATCAGCATTGAGCAGTTTGAAGGCACTGTCGTCAAAGTCATCCCTAAAGTTCCAACCAAGAACCAG AATGATCCGCTTCCAGGCCGCATCTGTGCTAGGATCAGCTTCACGGACAAGGAGCTGCTTTTCGGCGAGAAGGATACCAAGTCCAAGGTGACCCTGCTTGAGGGCGACCATGTGAAGTTCAACATCTCAACAGACCGCAGGGACAAGCTGGAGCGGGCCACCAACATCGACATCCTGCCTGACACCTTCCACTTCACTAAGGAGTCCCGTGAGATGGTAAGGACCATGAGGAGATCTATG GGTGTGATCGCTGCAATGCGTGACGGCTTTGGCTTCATCAAGTGTGTAGACCGGGACGCCAGGATGTTCTTTCACTTTAGCGAGGTGCTGGAGGAGGGCCAGCTGCACATCTCTGATGAAGTCGAGTTCACAGTTGTGCCC GACATGCTGTCTGCCCAGAGGAACCATGCAGTGCGCATCAAGAAGCTGCCCAAGGGCACAGTCTCCTTCCACACCCAGTCTGAGCAGCGCTTTGTGGGTGTGGTGGAGAAAGAGGCCACAGCAGCTATCACCAACAAGAGTGCCAGCCCCAGCAAGGCCAAAGAGAAG GAAGCAGAAGAGGGAGTGATTTCTTATGAGGACTGTGGAGTGAAACTGACTGTGTCGTACCACGTCAAAGATCTGGAGGGAGCTACCCAGCCACAGGCAGGAGACAAG GTGGAGTTCTCCATCAATGAGGTAAAGAGGACGGGCCAACAGAGCGCTGTCACCATCAAGATCCTCAACCGCACCGTCAACACCAAGAGGCTGCTGGGATACATTGCCACCCTGAAAGACAACTTTGGCTTCATAGAGACAGCCAATCACGATCAAGAGATTTTCTTTCATTACAG TGAGCTGTGTGGAGACTTGGAGAATCTGGAGCTGGGCGACACTGTGGAATATACCCTGTCCAAGGGCAAAGGAAACAAAGTCAGCGCTGAGAAGGTTACTAAGGTGGTAGCAG TGAATGGTGTGGGGCAGGATGTTGGTGAGACAGTGATGTTGGGGAAGGTGGTGCGCCCTCTGCGCAGTGTGGACCCATCCCAGACAGAGTACCAGGGGCTCATTGAGCTCTTGGAGGAAG ATGGCACTAAGTGTCAGAATTACTCCTTTGGCATCGTGGGCATGGCGAACAAGGCAGACTGTCTGCAGAAAGGCGAGATGGTGAAGTTCCAGCTGTGCACAGTGGCTCAGACAGGACAGAAGATGGCCTGCAACGTTGTCCCCCAACGTAAAGCCCTGGTGGAGTGCGTCAAGGACCAG TTTGGTTTTATCACGTATGAAGTTGGCGAGAGTAAGAAGCTGTTTTTCCATGTCAAAGAGGTGCATGATGGCTTGGAGCTCCAGACCGGGGATGAGGTGGAGTTCTCAGTCATCCTCAACCAACGCACAGGGAAATGTAGTGCCTGCAACGTGCGCAGAGTTAG TGAAGGGCCTAAACCGGTGGCAACCCCCCGTCCTGATCGCTTGGTCAACCGGCTCAAGAGCATCACCCTGGATGACGCTAGTGCCCCCCGCCTAGTTATTGTGAGACAGCCCCGCGGCCCTGACAATTCAAAG GGCTTCAATGTGGAGAGGAAGACCCGTCAGCCGGGTGTCATTGACTGA
- the LOC139416569 gene encoding cold shock domain-containing protein E1-like isoform X39: MGSPWKGFVEFTLPTSPPAAFISADLSSTSPIGLSLSPYGRSMSFDPGMLHNNGHTAFANGTAAGIRETGVVEKLLTSYGFIQCSERQARLFFHCSQYNGNLQELKIGDDVEFEVSSDRRTGKPIAVKLLKIKPEVLPEERISGQVVSAIPTHLDGKSTPGQVPTGSVCYERNGYGFLPTQEVFYLTYTPDDIEGNMHLDTGDKVSFYMETNKHTGAVSAHNIVLVKKKQMRCQGVVCATKEAFGFIERADVVKEIFFHYSEFKGDLEALQAGDDVEFTIKERNGKEVATDVRLLAQGTVIFEDISIEQFEGTVVKVIPKVPTKNQNDPLPGRICARISFTDKELLFGEKDTKSKVTLLEGDHVKFNISTDRRDKLERATNIDILPDTFHFTKESREMGVIAAMRDGFGFIKCVDRDARMFFHFSEVLEEGQLHISDEVEFTVVPDMLSAQRNHAVRIKKLPKGTVSFHTQSEQRFVGVVEKEATAAITNKSASPSKAKEKEAEEGVISYEDCGVKLTVSYHVKDLEGATQPQAGDKVEFSINEVKRTGQQSAVTIKILNRTVNTKRLLGYIATLKDNFGFIETANHDQEIFFHYSELCGDLENLELGDTVEYTLSKGKGNKVSAEKVTKVVAVNGVGQDVGETVMLGKVVRPLRSVDPSQTEYQGLIELLEEDGTKCQNYSFGIVGMANKADCLQKGEMVKFQLCTVAQTGQKMACNVVPQRKALVECVKDQFGFITYEVGESKKLFFHVKEVHDGLELQTGDEVEFSVILNQRTGKCSACNVRRVSEGPKPVATPRPDRLVNRLKSITLDDASAPRLVIVRQPRGPDNSKGFNVERKTRQPGVID; this comes from the exons ATGGGCAGCCCCTGGAAAGGCTTTGTTGAGTTTACCTTGCCCACGTCGCCACCTGCCGCGTTTATTAGCGCTGACCTGAGCAGCACCTCCCCCATCGGACTCAGCCTGTCACCATACGGCCGATCC ATGAGTTTTGACCCTGGCATGCTCCACAACAACGGGCACACAGCGTTTGCCAACGGCACGGCGGCGGGCATCAGGGAGACTGGAGTGGTGGAGAAGCTGCTCACCTCCTACGGGTTCATCCAGTGCTCGGAGCGGCAGGCGCGCCTCTTCTTTCACTGCTCCCAGTACAATGGCAACCTGCAGGAGCTCAAGATAGGAG ATGATGTGGAGTTTGAAGTGTCCTCAGACAGGCGCACTGGCAAGCCCATAGCAGTGAAGCTGCTTAAGATCAAACCAGAGGTGCTTCCAGAGGAGCGCATCTCGGGCCAG GTTGTCTCAGCGATTCCCACTCACCTGGATGGCAAATCTACACCGGGGCAGGTGCCCACTGGCAGTGTGTGTTACGAGAGAAACGGG TATGGATTCCTTCCCACGCAGGAGGTGTTTTACCTGACCTACACCCCAGATGACATAGAGGGAAACATGCACCTGGACACGGGAGACAAAGTCAGCTTCTACATGGAAACCAACAAGCA CACTGGTGCAGTCAGTGCTCACAACATCGTCCTGGTAAAGAAGAAACAGATGAGGTGCCAGGGGGTTGTCTGTGCCACCAAG GAGGCCTTTGGGTTCATTGAGAGGGCTGACGTGGTGAAGGAGATCTTCTTCCACTACAGCGAGTTCAAGGGTGACCTGGAGGCCCTACAGGCCGGCGACGACGTGGAGTTCACCATCAAAGAGAGAAAC GGGAAAGAGGTGGCCACCGACGTGAGGCTGCTCGCCCAGGGAACAGTCATATTTGAGGACATCAGCATTGAGCAGTTTGAAGGCACTGTCGTCAAAGTCATCCCTAAAGTTCCAACCAAGAACCAG AATGATCCGCTTCCAGGCCGCATCTGTGCTAGGATCAGCTTCACGGACAAGGAGCTGCTTTTCGGCGAGAAGGATACCAAGTCCAAGGTGACCCTGCTTGAGGGCGACCATGTGAAGTTCAACATCTCAACAGACCGCAGGGACAAGCTGGAGCGGGCCACCAACATCGACATCCTGCCTGACACCTTCCACTTCACTAAGGAGTCCCGTGAGATG GGTGTGATCGCTGCAATGCGTGACGGCTTTGGCTTCATCAAGTGTGTAGACCGGGACGCCAGGATGTTCTTTCACTTTAGCGAGGTGCTGGAGGAGGGCCAGCTGCACATCTCTGATGAAGTCGAGTTCACAGTTGTGCCC GACATGCTGTCTGCCCAGAGGAACCATGCAGTGCGCATCAAGAAGCTGCCCAAGGGCACAGTCTCCTTCCACACCCAGTCTGAGCAGCGCTTTGTGGGTGTGGTGGAGAAAGAGGCCACAGCAGCTATCACCAACAAGAGTGCCAGCCCCAGCAAGGCCAAAGAGAAG GAAGCAGAAGAGGGAGTGATTTCTTATGAGGACTGTGGAGTGAAACTGACTGTGTCGTACCACGTCAAAGATCTGGAGGGAGCTACCCAGCCACAGGCAGGAGACAAG GTGGAGTTCTCCATCAATGAGGTAAAGAGGACGGGCCAACAGAGCGCTGTCACCATCAAGATCCTCAACCGCACCGTCAACACCAAGAGGCTGCTGGGATACATTGCCACCCTGAAAGACAACTTTGGCTTCATAGAGACAGCCAATCACGATCAAGAGATTTTCTTTCATTACAG TGAGCTGTGTGGAGACTTGGAGAATCTGGAGCTGGGCGACACTGTGGAATATACCCTGTCCAAGGGCAAAGGAAACAAAGTCAGCGCTGAGAAGGTTACTAAGGTGGTAGCAG TGAATGGTGTGGGGCAGGATGTTGGTGAGACAGTGATGTTGGGGAAGGTGGTGCGCCCTCTGCGCAGTGTGGACCCATCCCAGACAGAGTACCAGGGGCTCATTGAGCTCTTGGAGGAAG ATGGCACTAAGTGTCAGAATTACTCCTTTGGCATCGTGGGCATGGCGAACAAGGCAGACTGTCTGCAGAAAGGCGAGATGGTGAAGTTCCAGCTGTGCACAGTGGCTCAGACAGGACAGAAGATGGCCTGCAACGTTGTCCCCCAACGTAAAGCCCTGGTGGAGTGCGTCAAGGACCAG TTTGGTTTTATCACGTATGAAGTTGGCGAGAGTAAGAAGCTGTTTTTCCATGTCAAAGAGGTGCATGATGGCTTGGAGCTCCAGACCGGGGATGAGGTGGAGTTCTCAGTCATCCTCAACCAACGCACAGGGAAATGTAGTGCCTGCAACGTGCGCAGAGTTAG TGAAGGGCCTAAACCGGTGGCAACCCCCCGTCCTGATCGCTTGGTCAACCGGCTCAAGAGCATCACCCTGGATGACGCTAGTGCCCCCCGCCTAGTTATTGTGAGACAGCCCCGCGGCCCTGACAATTCAAAG GGCTTCAATGTGGAGAGGAAGACCCGTCAGCCGGGTGTCATTGACTGA
- the LOC139416569 gene encoding cold shock domain-containing protein E1-like isoform X45, whose protein sequence is MSFDPGMLHNNGHTAFANGTAAGIRETGVVEKLLTSYGFIQCSERQARLFFHCSQYNGNLQELKIGDDVEFEVSSDRRTGKPIAVKLLKIKPEVLPEERISGQVGPDSHASPFTVLHGYIHPVVSAIPTHLDGKSTPGQVPTGSVCYERNGEVFYLTYTPDDIEGNMHLDTGDKVSFYMETNKHTGAVSAHNIVLVKKKQMRCQGVVCATKEAFGFIERADVVKEIFFHYSEFKGDLEALQAGDDVEFTIKERNGKEVATDVRLLAQGTVIFEDISIEQFEGTVVKVIPKVPTKNQNDPLPGRICARISFTDKELLFGEKDTKSKVTLLEGDHVKFNISTDRRDKLERATNIDILPDTFHFTKESREMGVIAAMRDGFGFIKCVDRDARMFFHFSEVLEEGQLHISDEVEFTVVPDMLSAQRNHAVRIKKLPKGTVSFHTQSEQRFVGVVEKEATAAITNKSASPSKAKEKEAEEGVISYEDCGVKLTVSYHVKDLEGATQPQAGDKVEFSINEVKRTGQQSAVTIKILNRTVNTKRLLGYIATLKDNFGFIETANHDQEIFFHYSELCGDLENLELGDTVEYTLSKGKGNKVSAEKVTKVVAVNGVGQDVGETVMLGKVVRPLRSVDPSQTEYQGLIELLEEDGTKCQNYSFGIVGMANKADCLQKGEMVKFQLCTVAQTGQKMACNVVPQRKALVECVKDQFGFITYEVGESKKLFFHVKEVHDGLELQTGDEVEFSVILNQRTGKCSACNVRRVSEGPKPVATPRPDRLVNRLKSITLDDASAPRLVIVRQPRGPDNSKGFNVERKTRQPGVID, encoded by the exons ATGAGTTTTGACCCTGGCATGCTCCACAACAACGGGCACACAGCGTTTGCCAACGGCACGGCGGCGGGCATCAGGGAGACTGGAGTGGTGGAGAAGCTGCTCACCTCCTACGGGTTCATCCAGTGCTCGGAGCGGCAGGCGCGCCTCTTCTTTCACTGCTCCCAGTACAATGGCAACCTGCAGGAGCTCAAGATAGGAG ATGATGTGGAGTTTGAAGTGTCCTCAGACAGGCGCACTGGCAAGCCCATAGCAGTGAAGCTGCTTAAGATCAAACCAGAGGTGCTTCCAGAGGAGCGCATCTCGGGCCAGGTGGGGCCAGACTCGCACGCCTCTCCCTTTACTGTGCTGCATGGTTATATTCATCCA GTTGTCTCAGCGATTCCCACTCACCTGGATGGCAAATCTACACCGGGGCAGGTGCCCACTGGCAGTGTGTGTTACGAGAGAAACGGG GAGGTGTTTTACCTGACCTACACCCCAGATGACATAGAGGGAAACATGCACCTGGACACGGGAGACAAAGTCAGCTTCTACATGGAAACCAACAAGCA CACTGGTGCAGTCAGTGCTCACAACATCGTCCTGGTAAAGAAGAAACAGATGAGGTGCCAGGGGGTTGTCTGTGCCACCAAG GAGGCCTTTGGGTTCATTGAGAGGGCTGACGTGGTGAAGGAGATCTTCTTCCACTACAGCGAGTTCAAGGGTGACCTGGAGGCCCTACAGGCCGGCGACGACGTGGAGTTCACCATCAAAGAGAGAAAC GGGAAAGAGGTGGCCACCGACGTGAGGCTGCTCGCCCAGGGAACAGTCATATTTGAGGACATCAGCATTGAGCAGTTTGAAGGCACTGTCGTCAAAGTCATCCCTAAAGTTCCAACCAAGAACCAG AATGATCCGCTTCCAGGCCGCATCTGTGCTAGGATCAGCTTCACGGACAAGGAGCTGCTTTTCGGCGAGAAGGATACCAAGTCCAAGGTGACCCTGCTTGAGGGCGACCATGTGAAGTTCAACATCTCAACAGACCGCAGGGACAAGCTGGAGCGGGCCACCAACATCGACATCCTGCCTGACACCTTCCACTTCACTAAGGAGTCCCGTGAGATG GGTGTGATCGCTGCAATGCGTGACGGCTTTGGCTTCATCAAGTGTGTAGACCGGGACGCCAGGATGTTCTTTCACTTTAGCGAGGTGCTGGAGGAGGGCCAGCTGCACATCTCTGATGAAGTCGAGTTCACAGTTGTGCCC GACATGCTGTCTGCCCAGAGGAACCATGCAGTGCGCATCAAGAAGCTGCCCAAGGGCACAGTCTCCTTCCACACCCAGTCTGAGCAGCGCTTTGTGGGTGTGGTGGAGAAAGAGGCCACAGCAGCTATCACCAACAAGAGTGCCAGCCCCAGCAAGGCCAAAGAGAAG GAAGCAGAAGAGGGAGTGATTTCTTATGAGGACTGTGGAGTGAAACTGACTGTGTCGTACCACGTCAAAGATCTGGAGGGAGCTACCCAGCCACAGGCAGGAGACAAG GTGGAGTTCTCCATCAATGAGGTAAAGAGGACGGGCCAACAGAGCGCTGTCACCATCAAGATCCTCAACCGCACCGTCAACACCAAGAGGCTGCTGGGATACATTGCCACCCTGAAAGACAACTTTGGCTTCATAGAGACAGCCAATCACGATCAAGAGATTTTCTTTCATTACAG TGAGCTGTGTGGAGACTTGGAGAATCTGGAGCTGGGCGACACTGTGGAATATACCCTGTCCAAGGGCAAAGGAAACAAAGTCAGCGCTGAGAAGGTTACTAAGGTGGTAGCAG TGAATGGTGTGGGGCAGGATGTTGGTGAGACAGTGATGTTGGGGAAGGTGGTGCGCCCTCTGCGCAGTGTGGACCCATCCCAGACAGAGTACCAGGGGCTCATTGAGCTCTTGGAGGAAG ATGGCACTAAGTGTCAGAATTACTCCTTTGGCATCGTGGGCATGGCGAACAAGGCAGACTGTCTGCAGAAAGGCGAGATGGTGAAGTTCCAGCTGTGCACAGTGGCTCAGACAGGACAGAAGATGGCCTGCAACGTTGTCCCCCAACGTAAAGCCCTGGTGGAGTGCGTCAAGGACCAG TTTGGTTTTATCACGTATGAAGTTGGCGAGAGTAAGAAGCTGTTTTTCCATGTCAAAGAGGTGCATGATGGCTTGGAGCTCCAGACCGGGGATGAGGTGGAGTTCTCAGTCATCCTCAACCAACGCACAGGGAAATGTAGTGCCTGCAACGTGCGCAGAGTTAG TGAAGGGCCTAAACCGGTGGCAACCCCCCGTCCTGATCGCTTGGTCAACCGGCTCAAGAGCATCACCCTGGATGACGCTAGTGCCCCCCGCCTAGTTATTGTGAGACAGCCCCGCGGCCCTGACAATTCAAAG GGCTTCAATGTGGAGAGGAAGACCCGTCAGCCGGGTGTCATTGACTGA